A genome region from Thermogemmata fonticola includes the following:
- a CDS encoding HIT family protein: MSEPSSCPLCAALADPQQHWGARQVWAFPHSVAVLGPWQYYTGYCLLVSREHVTELSQLGARRTPFLEEMALLAEAIEACFQPHKLNYELLGNQVPHLHWHLFPRYADDPQSRQPVWLALNRAENEPQERHRLEAGFLPPSESVARLQRWLREHGAPRGSERESEADGGAAEPQKRRGSGEPVP, translated from the coding sequence ATGTCTGAACCATCGTCCTGCCCGCTGTGTGCAGCCCTGGCGGACCCCCAGCAGCACTGGGGCGCACGGCAAGTGTGGGCCTTCCCCCACAGCGTGGCGGTGCTCGGCCCCTGGCAGTATTACACCGGTTACTGCCTGCTGGTCAGCCGCGAGCATGTCACGGAGCTGAGCCAACTCGGTGCCCGCCGGACGCCCTTTCTGGAAGAGATGGCCCTTCTGGCCGAGGCCATCGAAGCCTGCTTCCAGCCGCACAAGCTGAACTACGAACTGCTGGGCAATCAGGTGCCGCACTTGCACTGGCATCTGTTCCCGCGCTATGCCGACGATCCGCAGAGCCGGCAGCCGGTGTGGCTGGCCCTGAACCGAGCGGAGAACGAACCGCAGGAACGGCACCGGCTGGAAGCGGGTTTTCTTCCGCCGTCGGAGAGCGTGGCGCGCTTGCAGCGGTGGCTGCGGGAACACGGAGCGCCGCGGGGATCAGAGCGGGAAAGCGAGGCGGACGGCGGAGCGGCAGAGCCCCAAAAGCGGCGCGGAAGCGGAGAGCCAGTGCCATGA